One window of Burkholderia thailandensis E264 genomic DNA carries:
- a CDS encoding FUSC family protein — protein MSAASPASAPPPQSAGAALVASMSDWARTDGAAWLYLAKALAAAFLALGVSMVLDLPAPKTAMTTVFIVMQPQSGAVFAKSFYRLIGTFVGLTATLALVGLFPQQPVLFLLAVALWVAACTAGAARNRNFRSYGFLLAGYTAALIGLPASQAPNGAFMTAMTRVSEISVGILSAGIVSALVFPQYTGEQMRTTVRRRFGAFVDYVAAALAGALDRSKIESVHTRFVADVVGFEAARSMAVFENPDTRMRSGRLSRLNSEFMTASSRFHALHQLMNRLHATSAQAVDALEPYFREIAPLLSNDGEHVRTSADAARAAEQLLAYRDALPRRIRATRAEHETQPDFPLLDFDTASELLYRFITDLHAYAATYASLAASTHERERWIERYEPRTNATAALIAGIRTASVMLLLSVFWIYSAWPSGVMLVLNAAAVCALASSSPQPTRMAAQMALGTAFAVVTGFVLMFGVYPHIDGFVLLCAALAPFLAPGVFMSLKPKYAGCGAGYLIFFCTLAGPENLTHYDPVGFMNDALALVLSMIVSAIAFAVLFPPSAPWLKKRLFADLRHQAVAACHARLPGLRTRFESGARDLMFQAHGLSADQPDAQRDALRWMFAVLETGNAVIDLRHELAALPHDPRYAATMPWRRKIEAARDALAALFGKPTSARFDAALAAAVDAIAATQQALVAFAPPREERHQMQRVLSHLHFVRTALLDPESPLAALNGARVSPDRQGVSS, from the coding sequence ATGTCAGCCGCCTCCCCCGCTTCCGCCCCCCCGCCGCAATCGGCCGGCGCCGCGCTCGTCGCGTCGATGAGCGACTGGGCGCGCACCGACGGCGCCGCTTGGCTCTATCTCGCGAAGGCGCTCGCCGCCGCGTTCCTCGCGCTCGGCGTATCGATGGTGCTCGATCTGCCCGCGCCGAAGACAGCGATGACGACCGTGTTCATCGTGATGCAGCCGCAGAGCGGCGCGGTGTTCGCGAAGAGCTTCTACCGGCTCATCGGCACGTTCGTCGGCCTGACCGCGACGCTCGCGCTCGTCGGCCTGTTCCCGCAGCAGCCGGTGCTGTTCCTGCTCGCGGTCGCGCTGTGGGTGGCCGCCTGCACGGCGGGCGCCGCGCGCAACCGCAACTTTCGCAGCTACGGCTTCCTGCTCGCCGGCTACACGGCCGCGCTGATCGGCCTGCCCGCGTCGCAGGCGCCGAACGGCGCGTTCATGACCGCGATGACGCGCGTCTCCGAGATCTCGGTCGGCATCCTGTCGGCGGGTATCGTGAGCGCGCTGGTCTTCCCGCAATACACGGGCGAACAGATGCGTACGACGGTGCGCCGGCGCTTCGGCGCATTCGTCGATTACGTCGCGGCCGCGCTCGCGGGCGCGCTCGACCGCTCGAAGATCGAGAGCGTGCATACGCGCTTCGTCGCGGACGTCGTCGGTTTCGAGGCCGCGCGCAGCATGGCCGTGTTCGAGAACCCGGACACGCGGATGCGCAGCGGCCGGCTGTCGCGCCTGAACAGCGAGTTCATGACCGCATCGAGCCGCTTCCACGCGCTGCATCAACTGATGAACCGGCTGCACGCGACGAGCGCGCAGGCCGTCGACGCGCTCGAGCCGTATTTCCGCGAGATCGCGCCGCTGCTGTCGAACGACGGCGAGCACGTGCGCACGTCCGCCGACGCCGCGCGCGCGGCCGAGCAGTTGCTCGCGTACCGCGACGCGCTGCCGCGCCGCATTCGCGCGACGCGCGCCGAGCACGAAACGCAGCCGGATTTCCCGCTCCTCGATTTCGACACTGCATCCGAGCTGCTGTACCGCTTCATCACCGATCTGCACGCATACGCGGCGACCTACGCGTCGCTCGCCGCGAGCACGCACGAGCGCGAGCGCTGGATCGAGCGCTACGAGCCGCGCACGAACGCGACGGCCGCGCTGATCGCGGGCATCCGCACCGCGAGCGTGATGCTGCTTCTGAGCGTGTTCTGGATCTACAGCGCGTGGCCGAGCGGGGTGATGCTCGTGCTGAACGCGGCGGCCGTGTGCGCGCTCGCGTCGTCGTCGCCGCAGCCGACCAGGATGGCCGCGCAGATGGCGCTCGGCACCGCGTTCGCGGTCGTCACGGGCTTCGTGCTGATGTTCGGCGTCTATCCGCACATCGACGGCTTCGTGCTGCTGTGCGCAGCGCTCGCGCCGTTCCTCGCGCCCGGGGTGTTCATGTCCCTCAAGCCGAAGTACGCGGGCTGCGGCGCGGGCTACCTGATCTTCTTCTGCACGCTCGCGGGCCCGGAGAACCTCACGCATTACGACCCGGTCGGCTTCATGAACGACGCGCTCGCGCTCGTGCTGTCGATGATCGTGTCGGCGATCGCGTTCGCCGTGCTGTTCCCGCCGAGCGCGCCGTGGCTCAAGAAGCGCCTGTTCGCCGATCTGCGCCATCAGGCGGTGGCCGCGTGCCACGCGCGGCTGCCGGGGCTGCGCACGCGCTTCGAAAGCGGCGCGCGCGATCTGATGTTCCAGGCGCACGGCCTGTCCGCCGACCAGCCCGACGCGCAACGCGACGCGCTGCGCTGGATGTTCGCGGTGCTCGAGACCGGCAACGCGGTGATCGATCTGCGCCATGAGCTCGCGGCGCTGCCGCACGATCCGCGCTACGCGGCGACGATGCCGTGGCGGCGCAAGATCGAAGCGGCGCGCGACGCGCTCGCCGCGCTGTTCGGCAAGCCGACCTCGGCACGCTTCGACGCGGCGCTTGCCGCCGCCGTCGACGCGATCGCGGCGACGCAGCAGGCGCTCGTCGCGTTCGCGCCGCCGCGCGAGGAGCGCCACCAGATGCAGCGAGTCCTGTCGCACCTGCATTTCGTGCGCACCGCGCTGCTCGATCCCGAATCGCCGCTCGCCGCGCTCAACGGCGCGCGCGTGTCGCCCGACCGACAAGGAGTTTCGTCATGA
- a CDS encoding DUF1656 domain-containing protein — protein sequence MMPRDLAILDAYVPAVVLMFVIGAFATWLIDRLLAYTGLYRVVWHPSLFRASLLVCICGGLSLAVYR from the coding sequence ATGATGCCGCGCGACCTCGCCATTCTCGACGCCTACGTGCCGGCCGTCGTGCTGATGTTCGTCATCGGCGCGTTCGCGACCTGGCTGATCGACCGCCTGCTCGCGTACACGGGCCTCTATCGCGTCGTCTGGCACCCGTCACTGTTCCGGGCAAGCCTTCTCGTGTGCATTTGCGGCGGGCTGAGCCTCGCCGTCTACCGTTGA
- a CDS encoding efflux RND transporter periplasmic adaptor subunit — protein sequence MLLRKLFGFVATAAILIVAILIGRTLWVHYMDEPWTRDGRVRAEIVNVAPDVSGAVVDLPVRDNQFVKKGDLIMQIDPSHYQIAVEQAQAAVAARRAELQMRRADAARRADLDALVVSKESRENSMQTASSADAQYQQALAALDAAKLNLERTRVVAPVDGYVTNLQVFKGDYATAGQAKLAIVDSHSFWVYGYFEETKLPRVKIGAKAEMRLMSGGVLKGHVESISRGIYDRDNPQSRDLVADVNPTFNWVRLAQRVPVRIHIDEVPKDLVLSAGTTCTVIVEPDDGGKRKS from the coding sequence ATGCTCTTGCGAAAACTTTTCGGCTTCGTCGCGACAGCCGCCATCCTCATCGTCGCGATCCTGATCGGGCGCACGCTGTGGGTCCATTACATGGACGAGCCGTGGACCCGCGACGGCCGCGTGCGCGCGGAGATCGTCAACGTCGCGCCCGACGTGTCGGGCGCGGTGGTCGACTTGCCGGTGCGCGACAACCAGTTCGTGAAAAAGGGCGACCTGATCATGCAGATCGACCCGTCGCATTACCAGATCGCGGTCGAGCAGGCGCAGGCGGCCGTCGCCGCCCGCCGTGCGGAGCTGCAGATGCGCCGCGCCGACGCCGCGCGCCGCGCGGATCTCGATGCGCTCGTCGTATCGAAGGAAAGCCGCGAGAACTCGATGCAGACCGCATCGAGCGCCGACGCGCAGTACCAGCAGGCGCTCGCCGCGCTCGACGCCGCGAAGCTCAATCTCGAGCGCACGCGCGTAGTCGCGCCCGTCGACGGCTACGTGACGAACCTGCAGGTATTCAAGGGCGACTACGCGACGGCCGGCCAGGCGAAGCTCGCGATCGTCGACAGCCATTCGTTCTGGGTCTACGGCTACTTCGAGGAAACGAAGCTGCCGCGCGTGAAGATCGGCGCGAAGGCCGAGATGCGGCTGATGAGCGGCGGCGTGCTCAAAGGCCACGTCGAGAGCATCTCGCGCGGCATCTACGACCGAGACAATCCGCAGAGCCGCGACCTCGTCGCCGACGTGAACCCGACGTTCAACTGGGTGAGGCTCGCGCAGCGCGTGCCGGTGCGCATCCATATCGACGAGGTGCCGAAGGATCTCGTGCTGTCGGCCGGCACGACCTGCACGGTGATCGTCGAGCCGGACGACGGCGGCAAGCGCAAGTCGTAG
- a CDS encoding methyl-accepting chemotaxis protein, whose translation MKGVSLHGKHFLPDDAPGNRGRTPKPGKPRRARRAWSVKTTLRAAFALLLVGTLAVGLFSLAQISRLNSSIKSVYEQGHVASRAAEEVRASVLRASRAQKMLITATTARERDDLGADIDKGLAAIGTELATLQRHADGAADDAARMKAFGAAVGTWSTHLRDFVKLVREQPLDLSQMSWQVGSQDVSLLVETGKLEKLVDGLVDARGEASKATLDASGAIFRESFAMLAAMTAALVVLAFVIAAWVVRRLGAQLGGEPAYAKEIAVSISRGDLSNAIRLDTRDRDSMLHALRDMQEGLAGTVREISASAEAIASAAGEIAMGNLDLSQRTEQQAVALERTATSMGQLTSTVHQNAENARQASALAANASSVAEAGGSVVGRVVATMNEIDESAKSIRDIIGVIESIAFQTNILALNAAVEAARAGEEGRGFSVVASEVRSLAQRSATAAKEIKALIGASVERVANGAVLAQDAGRTMDEVVRAVKRVTDIMGEISAASNEQSSGIDAIERAVTQMDAGTQQNAALVEEAAAAARSLDEQAQMLKAMVGRFHLPAHAVG comes from the coding sequence ATGAAAGGAGTATCGCTGCACGGCAAGCACTTCCTGCCCGACGACGCGCCTGGGAACCGCGGGCGCACGCCCAAGCCCGGCAAGCCACGCCGCGCGCGCCGCGCATGGTCGGTGAAGACGACGCTGCGCGCCGCGTTCGCGCTGCTGCTCGTCGGCACGCTCGCCGTCGGCCTGTTTTCGCTCGCGCAGATCAGCCGGCTCAACAGTTCGATCAAATCCGTGTACGAGCAGGGGCACGTCGCGAGCCGCGCGGCCGAGGAAGTGCGCGCGTCGGTGCTGCGCGCGAGCCGCGCGCAGAAGATGCTGATCACGGCGACGACCGCGAGGGAGCGAGACGATCTCGGCGCGGACATCGACAAGGGGCTCGCCGCGATCGGCACCGAGCTCGCGACGCTGCAGCGGCACGCGGACGGCGCGGCCGACGACGCCGCGCGCATGAAGGCGTTCGGCGCGGCGGTGGGCACATGGAGCACGCATCTGCGCGACTTCGTGAAGCTCGTGCGCGAGCAGCCGCTCGACCTGTCGCAGATGAGCTGGCAGGTCGGCTCTCAGGACGTGTCGCTGCTCGTCGAGACGGGCAAGCTCGAGAAGCTCGTCGACGGGCTCGTCGACGCGCGCGGCGAGGCGTCGAAGGCGACGCTCGACGCGTCGGGCGCGATATTCCGCGAATCGTTCGCGATGCTCGCCGCGATGACGGCGGCGCTCGTCGTGCTCGCGTTCGTGATCGCCGCGTGGGTCGTGCGGCGGCTCGGCGCGCAACTGGGCGGCGAGCCCGCGTATGCGAAGGAGATCGCGGTCAGCATTTCGCGCGGCGATCTGTCGAATGCGATCAGGCTCGACACGCGCGATCGCGACAGCATGCTGCACGCGCTGCGCGACATGCAGGAGGGCCTGGCCGGCACCGTGCGCGAGATTTCCGCGAGCGCCGAGGCGATCGCGTCCGCGGCGGGCGAGATCGCGATGGGCAATCTCGATCTGTCGCAGCGCACCGAGCAGCAGGCGGTCGCGCTCGAGCGCACCGCGACGAGCATGGGGCAACTGACGTCGACCGTCCACCAGAACGCGGAGAACGCGCGTCAGGCGAGCGCGCTCGCGGCGAACGCGTCGTCGGTCGCCGAGGCGGGCGGCTCGGTCGTCGGCCGCGTGGTCGCGACGATGAACGAGATCGACGAGAGCGCGAAGAGCATCCGCGACATCATCGGCGTGATCGAGAGCATCGCGTTCCAGACCAACATCCTCGCGCTGAACGCGGCCGTCGAGGCGGCGCGCGCGGGCGAGGAAGGGCGCGGATTTTCGGTCGTCGCGAGCGAGGTGCGCTCGCTCGCGCAGCGCTCGGCGACGGCCGCCAAGGAGATCAAGGCGCTGATCGGCGCATCGGTCGAGCGGGTCGCGAACGGCGCGGTGCTCGCGCAGGACGCCGGGCGCACGATGGACGAGGTCGTGCGCGCGGTGAAGCGCGTGACCGACATCATGGGCGAGATCTCCGCCGCATCGAACGAGCAGAGCTCGGGCATCGACGCGATCGAGCGCGCGGTCACGCAGATGGACGCCGGCACGCAGCAGAACGCGGCGCTCGTCGAGGAGGCGGCCGCCGCCGCGCGCTCGCTCGACGAGCAGGCGCAGATGCTCAAGGCGATGGTCGGGCGCTTTCACTTGCCCGCGCACGCGGTGGGTTGA
- a CDS encoding MFS transporter, with protein METSLDNRPSIARPDTSPAPAAPAAAVSRTVYPVLGAISFSHLLNDMIQSLILAIYPMLKSEFSLSFAQIGLITLTYQITASLLQPVIGLYTDKRPQPFSLPVGMGFTLTGLLLMAFAPTFPFLLVAAALVGCGSSVFHPESSRVARMASGGRHGLAQSLFQVGGNAGSSLGPLLAALIVIPHGQRSIAWFSAAALVAIFVLVQIGRWYQRHPAARKKAAHAAHPTLSRRQIGLALGVLVMLVFSKYFYLASINSYFTFYLIDRFHLSVQAAQIHLFVFLAAVAAGTIIGGPVGDRIGRKYVIWTSILGVAPFTLMLPYANLFWTTVLTIVIGVVLASAFAAIIVYGQELIPGKVGTVAGLFFGLSFGLGGVGAAVLGQLADATSIAFVYKVCSFLPLIGVLTVFLPNLEGRKTLGKQGG; from the coding sequence ATGGAAACCAGCCTCGACAACCGCCCGTCCATTGCCCGTCCCGACACCTCGCCCGCACCGGCCGCGCCGGCCGCCGCCGTCTCTCGCACCGTCTACCCGGTGCTCGGCGCGATCAGCTTCTCGCATCTGCTCAACGACATGATCCAGTCGCTGATCCTCGCGATCTATCCGATGCTGAAATCGGAATTCTCGCTGTCGTTCGCGCAGATCGGCCTCATCACGCTCACGTACCAGATCACCGCGTCGCTGCTGCAGCCCGTGATCGGCTTGTACACGGACAAGCGCCCGCAGCCGTTCTCGCTGCCCGTCGGCATGGGCTTCACGCTCACGGGCCTGCTGCTGATGGCGTTCGCGCCGACGTTCCCGTTCCTGCTCGTCGCGGCCGCGCTCGTCGGCTGCGGCTCGTCGGTGTTTCATCCGGAATCGTCGCGCGTCGCGCGGATGGCGTCGGGCGGCCGGCACGGGCTCGCGCAGTCGCTGTTCCAGGTCGGCGGCAACGCCGGCTCGTCGCTCGGGCCGCTGCTCGCCGCGCTGATCGTGATCCCGCACGGCCAGCGCAGCATCGCGTGGTTCTCGGCCGCGGCGCTCGTCGCGATCTTCGTGCTCGTTCAGATCGGCCGCTGGTATCAGCGCCATCCGGCCGCGCGGAAAAAGGCCGCGCACGCCGCGCATCCGACGCTGTCGCGCCGCCAGATCGGGCTCGCGCTCGGCGTGCTCGTGATGCTCGTGTTCTCGAAGTACTTCTATCTCGCGAGCATCAACAGCTATTTCACGTTCTATCTGATCGACAGGTTCCACCTGTCGGTGCAGGCCGCGCAGATCCATCTGTTCGTGTTCCTCGCGGCCGTCGCGGCGGGCACGATCATCGGCGGGCCGGTCGGCGACCGGATCGGACGCAAGTACGTGATCTGGACGTCGATCCTCGGCGTCGCGCCGTTCACGCTGATGCTGCCGTATGCGAATCTGTTCTGGACCACGGTGCTGACCATCGTGATCGGCGTCGTGCTCGCGTCGGCGTTCGCGGCGATCATCGTCTACGGCCAGGAGCTGATTCCGGGCAAGGTCGGGACGGTTGCCGGGCTGTTTTTCGGGCTGTCGTTCGGCCTCGGCGGCGTCGGCGCGGCGGTGCTCGGCCAGCTCGCCGACGCGACGAGCATCGCGTTCGTCTACAAGGTCTGTTCGTTCCTGCCGCTGATCGGCGTGTTGACGGTGTTTCTGCCGAACCTCGAGGGCAGGAAGACGCTCGGCAAGCAAGGCGGCTGA
- a CDS encoding 5'-methylthioadenosine/adenosylhomocysteine nucleosidase: MNQQTSFDRPLGILAALPEELGDLVAAMRADGPVDTITLGRREYHVGVAHGVPCIVTLARVGKVAAAATASALIHRFDVRAIVFTGVAGGVASDVSVGDVVVAGALLQHDLDASPLFPRFEVPLLGLTRFAADAALAAQLKAACTRFVDEEGETLNARFRLRGARVHEGLIVSGDRFVSSEREVRALRDALPDALAVEMEGAALAQVCHEYGVPCAIVRTISDTADDHASTSFTTFLTDIAGSYSSGILKRFLAAHAKARVA, from the coding sequence ATGAATCAGCAGACGTCTTTCGACCGGCCGCTCGGCATCCTTGCCGCGCTGCCGGAGGAGTTGGGCGACCTCGTCGCCGCGATGCGCGCCGACGGGCCCGTCGACACGATCACGCTCGGCCGGCGCGAGTACCACGTCGGCGTCGCGCACGGCGTGCCGTGCATCGTCACGCTCGCGCGGGTCGGCAAGGTCGCGGCGGCCGCGACGGCGAGCGCGCTCATTCATCGCTTCGACGTGCGCGCGATCGTGTTCACGGGCGTCGCGGGCGGCGTCGCGAGCGACGTGAGCGTCGGCGACGTGGTCGTCGCCGGCGCGCTGCTGCAGCACGATCTCGACGCGTCGCCGCTCTTTCCGCGCTTCGAGGTGCCGCTGCTCGGGCTCACGCGCTTCGCGGCCGACGCGGCGCTCGCTGCGCAACTGAAGGCGGCCTGCACGCGCTTCGTCGACGAGGAAGGCGAGACGCTGAACGCGCGCTTCCGGCTGCGCGGCGCGCGCGTGCACGAAGGGCTCATCGTCAGCGGCGACCGCTTCGTGTCGAGCGAGCGCGAAGTGCGCGCGCTGCGCGACGCGCTGCCGGACGCGCTCGCGGTCGAGATGGAAGGCGCGGCGCTCGCGCAGGTGTGCCACGAGTACGGCGTGCCGTGCGCGATCGTCCGCACGATCTCCGATACCGCCGACGATCACGCGAGCACATCGTTCACGACGTTCCTGACCGACATCGCCGGCAGCTATTCGTCAGGCATCCTGAAGCGGTTTCTGGCCGCGCACGCGAAGGCGCGCGTGGCTTGA
- a CDS encoding UvrD-helicase domain-containing protein yields MPDLLANLNPEQLAAVTLPNEPALILAGAGSGKTRVLITRIAWLIQQGYASPATVLAVTFTNKAAREMMARLSAMMPIDTRGMWIGTFHGLCNRMLRAHFRDAGLPQTFQILDTADQLSAIKRLMKAANVDDEKYPPKNVQYFINNAKEQGLRPDKVDATDSFNRKFVELYQAYDQQCQREGVVDFPELLLRCYELLAHNPPLRAHYQARFKHILVDEFQDTNKLQYAWLKLLAGGHNAIFAVGDDDQSIYAFRGANVGNMRDFENEFRVRNLIKLEQNYRSHGNILDAANHLIANNAHRLGKNLRTDAGHGEPVRVYEAATDAQEAAWIVEEIRSLVNSGLARSEVAVLYRSNAQSRSIEHTLMTAGIAYRVYGGLRFFERQEVKHALAYLRLIDNPNDDTAFARVVNFPTRGIGARSIEQLADAARLYDCSMAAAIPYVAGKAGSSLASFANLIAKMRAETAQMSLPETVEHVVRASGLADFYQGEREGQDRLENLQELVNAATAFVSEEGYGLDTPARSIPLHARASAAPELAAGGADPADAVLAPANLADPAQNPDAMTPLAGFLSHASLEAGDNQAQAGQDAVQLMTVHAAKGLEFAAVFITGLEEGLFPHENSALESDGLEEERRLMYVAITRAKERLYLSFAQSRMLHGQTRYNIRSRFFDELPQHVLKWLTPKVEAGARWGGRSDNAGWGRDWFARPGGGARESVVDAAVSAPLPAFANQQREAQNGLRIGQQVFHTKFGEGTVTALEGSGTDAKAQVKFKRHGEKWLALAVAKLQAVE; encoded by the coding sequence ATGCCCGATCTGCTCGCGAATCTGAACCCCGAACAACTCGCCGCCGTCACGTTGCCGAACGAGCCGGCGCTGATCCTCGCCGGGGCGGGCAGCGGCAAGACCCGCGTGCTCATCACGCGTATCGCGTGGCTGATCCAGCAGGGCTATGCGTCGCCCGCCACCGTGCTCGCCGTCACGTTCACGAACAAGGCCGCGCGCGAGATGATGGCGCGCCTGTCCGCGATGATGCCGATCGACACGCGCGGGATGTGGATCGGCACGTTCCACGGCCTGTGCAACCGGATGCTGCGCGCGCACTTCCGCGACGCGGGGCTGCCGCAGACGTTCCAGATCCTCGACACCGCCGACCAGCTCTCCGCGATCAAGCGGCTGATGAAGGCGGCCAACGTCGACGACGAGAAGTACCCGCCGAAGAACGTCCAGTACTTCATCAACAACGCGAAGGAGCAGGGGCTGCGTCCCGACAAGGTCGACGCGACCGACAGCTTCAACCGCAAGTTCGTCGAGCTGTACCAGGCGTACGACCAGCAATGCCAGCGCGAGGGCGTCGTCGATTTCCCCGAGCTGCTGTTGCGCTGCTACGAGCTGCTCGCGCACAATCCGCCGCTGCGCGCGCACTACCAGGCGCGCTTCAAGCACATCCTCGTCGACGAGTTCCAGGACACGAACAAGCTGCAGTACGCGTGGCTCAAGCTTCTCGCGGGCGGCCACAACGCGATCTTCGCGGTCGGCGACGACGACCAGTCGATCTACGCGTTCCGCGGCGCGAACGTCGGCAACATGCGCGACTTCGAGAACGAATTCCGCGTGCGCAACCTGATCAAGCTCGAGCAGAACTACCGGTCGCACGGCAACATCCTCGATGCGGCGAACCACCTGATCGCGAACAACGCGCACCGGCTCGGCAAGAACCTGCGCACCGACGCGGGCCACGGCGAGCCCGTGCGCGTCTACGAGGCGGCCACCGACGCGCAGGAAGCCGCGTGGATCGTCGAGGAGATCCGCTCGCTCGTGAATTCGGGCCTCGCGCGCAGCGAGGTCGCGGTGCTGTACCGGAGCAACGCGCAGTCGCGCTCGATCGAGCACACGCTGATGACGGCGGGCATTGCGTACCGCGTGTACGGCGGCTTGCGCTTCTTCGAGCGCCAGGAAGTGAAGCACGCGCTCGCGTATCTGCGCCTCATCGACAACCCGAACGACGACACCGCGTTCGCGCGCGTCGTCAACTTCCCGACGCGCGGCATCGGCGCGCGTTCGATCGAGCAGCTCGCCGATGCCGCGCGCCTGTACGATTGCTCGATGGCGGCCGCGATCCCGTACGTGGCGGGCAAGGCGGGCTCGAGCCTCGCGTCGTTCGCGAACCTGATCGCGAAGATGCGCGCGGAAACCGCGCAGATGAGCTTGCCCGAGACGGTCGAGCACGTCGTGCGCGCGAGCGGCCTTGCGGATTTCTATCAAGGCGAGCGCGAAGGGCAGGATCGTCTCGAGAACCTGCAGGAACTGGTGAACGCGGCCACCGCGTTCGTCTCCGAGGAAGGCTACGGGCTCGACACGCCCGCGCGTTCGATTCCGCTGCATGCGCGCGCGAGCGCGGCGCCGGAGCTCGCCGCGGGCGGCGCCGACCCGGCCGACGCGGTGCTCGCGCCCGCGAACCTCGCCGATCCCGCGCAGAACCCGGATGCGATGACGCCGCTCGCCGGCTTCCTGTCGCACGCGTCGCTCGAGGCGGGCGACAACCAGGCGCAGGCGGGCCAGGACGCGGTGCAGTTGATGACGGTCCATGCGGCGAAGGGGCTCGAGTTCGCCGCGGTGTTCATCACCGGGCTCGAAGAGGGGCTCTTCCCGCACGAGAACAGCGCGCTCGAATCCGACGGCCTGGAGGAGGAGCGCCGGCTGATGTACGTCGCGATCACGCGTGCGAAGGAGCGGCTCTATCTGTCGTTCGCGCAGAGCCGGATGCTGCACGGCCAGACCCGCTACAACATCCGCTCGCGCTTCTTCGACGAGCTGCCGCAGCACGTGCTCAAGTGGCTCACGCCGAAGGTCGAGGCGGGCGCGCGCTGGGGCGGCCGCTCGGACAACGCCGGTTGGGGCCGCGACTGGTTCGCGCGGCCGGGCGGCGGCGCGCGGGAGAGCGTGGTCGACGCGGCGGTGTCCGCGCCGCTGCCCGCGTTCGCAAACCAGCAGCGCGAGGCGCAGAACGGCTTGCGGATCGGCCAGCAGGTGTTCCACACGAAGTTCGGCGAAGGCACGGTGACCGCGCTCGAAGGCAGCGGCACCGACGCGAAGGCGCAAGTCAAATTCAAGCGGCACGGCGAGAAGTGGCTCGCGCTGGCGGTCGCGAAACTGCAGGCGGTCGAATGA